The window ATGAACCGCCCTCCAAACCTCTGGCTTACAGCAAGGCTATGTCTGAAACCACTCACAAAGTCATTGCCATCGGAGCGTCCACAGGAGGAACGGAAGCGCTGAAGCGAGTCTTGATAAAGATGCCGACAACCACGCCCGGCATCGTTATCGTCCAACATATGCCCCCCAAATTTACAACAGCTTTTGCTGAACGGCTCAACTCGATCTGCCATATAAACGTAAGAGAAGCTCAAGACGGGGATGGGGTAATACCCGGTTTGGCATTGATTGCACCCGGTAATTTTCATATGTTACTTAGAAGAAGTGGCGCACGCTATTATGTTGAAGTCAAGGATGGGCCGAGGGTGCACCATCAACGACCGGCTGTAGACGTCCTCTTCCGTTCCACGGCAAAGTATGCCGGCGCCAATGCGATTGGAGTCATCCTGACCGGAATGGGAGCGGATGGGGCGCTGGGGCTCCTGGAAATGAAACAGGCCGGAGCGCCTACTATCGCGCAGAACGAGCAGAGTTGCGTTGTCTACGGCATGCCAAAGGAAGCCGTTAAACTGGGCGCAGTTGATACGATTCTCGATATCGAAAGGATCGGACCTCAGATTCTGGCCTTGGCTTGAGAACCCCGAACCTGGAGGAAACCGAATTGTTATGAAAGTTGAATTGGTCAATCCTTTCCTGGCTGCGGCCATTAATGTTCTCCGGACGATGGCGTTTACGGAGGCCCGGGCAGCCAAGCCGTTCATCAAGAAAGATAAGAAAGCGGTGGGGGACGTAACGGGCATCATCGGAATCACCGGGCAGGCTACCGGATCGCTGTCCATCACCTTCAGTCAACGCTGCATCGAGAATGTGGTTGGAAATATGTTTGGCGAAAAAATCGAAGGCATCACGGACGAAGTGAGGGATGCCGTCGGAGAAATCACCAACATGATTTCAGGTGACGCCCGAAGGAAAATGGACGAACAGGGTTTCAATTTGAAGGCATCGATTCCTACCGTGATCTCGGGTTCCGGACATATCATCAAACACATCAGCCCGGGCCCGTGTGTCGCCATACCCTTCGAGACGGATGCCGGCTCTTTTGTCGTGGAAGTCAGCCTCGAAGAACAGGACTCCGGCTAACGGTCTCGCGACAAACAGTCCCTGAGTTCATTGACGGAGTTCCCCAACCTGTCTAATCCGCTCAGGAGCCTGTTGGAGTCCAATTCCGGTCTGAGGCCGCTGGTGTACATTTCCACCAGGGTTCTCACGCCGGATAAATCGTTGCAGATTTGATGAGTGATTTTTCTCAGCTCTTTTATCCTATCATCCATTCCAGGTTCCCAATGCCGGATTAAGGTTTGATGAATTCCGCCCCCAGAGGGAACTGCCGACCAACTCATTATCATTGAACAAGACTAACCTGTCAACCGCCGTTTGAGCGGTACGCGGGCAAAAACCACCTGCCCGAAGGCCGGTACTTGGCCTGCCGGCGGGAGGCGGCCGTCTCTGAATCAAAACTACTACGAAAAAGGTCAAGTTTGAAAGATTGTTACCGATAAGGTATTATATATAAACTGTTACATAGAATGAAACACGATAAGCAGATACCCTAGGCAACTGTTCAAGGACCTTGAAAGTGACCCGAATCAAAACACATGGGTGGCATGATGAAGATTGAAGACCTGGTAAAGATCGGCCAAATGGAGATCCAAAGTAGGAAAAGCGTGCAGACGGAAACCGACTGCTCTTTTGAAGCCATTTTGAGAGAAAAGGCGCCTGCCCAACAGTCAGGCGCCTCCAGCGTCGGTGTTGCGGACCGTTCCCAGGGTCCATCGTCCCCTCCCCCTCCTATTTACATCTCCGCCGTTTCCGATCTCGGTCCATCGGAGGCAGCCGGAAGCGAGGCTCTTCGAAAGGTTGAAATGACGCTGGCCCTTCTGGAGCAATATCACGACGAACTGCTTGACCCCTCGAAAACATTGAAAGCTTTGGCAAATACGGTGGAGTTGCTCAAGCGGGAAGTGGGCGGCCTTCAAGAGCTGGTTTCAAGATACCCGATAGAAGAGGACCTTAAAGCTATCATCAATCAGACAGCCATTCAGACCCAGGTCGAAGTAACAAAGTTTGACCAGGGAATGCTCCTGTAGCGACGCGCGGCGCCCGCCGAACGGTCGCCGGGCGCCGTTGATTCCCGCTTCAAATCCGCGGCCCGCCTTTATCCTTTTATCAGAGTA is drawn from Deltaproteobacteria bacterium and contains these coding sequences:
- a CDS encoding chemotaxis protein CheX; amino-acid sequence: MKVELVNPFLAAAINVLRTMAFTEARAAKPFIKKDKKAVGDVTGIIGITGQATGSLSITFSQRCIENVVGNMFGEKIEGITDEVRDAVGEITNMISGDARRKMDEQGFNLKASIPTVISGSGHIIKHISPGPCVAIPFETDAGSFVVEVSLEEQDSG
- a CDS encoding chemotaxis response regulator protein-glutamate methylesterase is translated as MIKVLVVDDSAVVRKVISESLSKEADIEVVGTAPDPYVARDKIVQLKPDVVTLDIEMPRMDGITFLRKLMKYYPLPVVILSSLTPAGSVTGIEALNAGAVEVMSKPGSSFSVAEMSEQLADKIRAAARAKLVRPGPKDEPPSKPLAYSKAMSETTHKVIAIGASTGGTEALKRVLIKMPTTTPGIVIVQHMPPKFTTAFAERLNSICHINVREAQDGDGVIPGLALIAPGNFHMLLRRSGARYYVEVKDGPRVHHQRPAVDVLFRSTAKYAGANAIGVILTGMGADGALGLLEMKQAGAPTIAQNEQSCVVYGMPKEAVKLGAVDTILDIERIGPQILALA